The nucleotide window ACAGACCAAGAGCTTTCATGATAAATTTTATAGTTGGGAAGTAATTGGGACTCTTAAAAATTTACAGAACAAATGccccactttttttttccatttgagtTATGAGAGACAAGTAATTGGATTGTGACATGGCGGAAAGGGGACAGTAAACAGTTCTAACAGACTGACACAAATGATTAGAAACTAATGATCAGGAGAAGCTTACTTTACTGGGACAGTGACCATATGAGCAGAGATTACCAAGTGAATACACACAAATGGTTTAATGGAAGTCCAGACAAAGTGAAAAATAGTTTGCCTGTTGTTTTGCTTTGAAATATGCAGCATTGTTATCTAATTCCTATTGCTGAAATGCTGGCCTTGACATGAGAGTCAATAAATGGATCATCTGACTTTCATTTTACCCAAATGTATATAGCTTGtcaattggatttttttttgtgtgatgccAGGGTATCTTTAATAAATGCTTTCccagagattaataggtttaaAATGGTATCAATTATCTTGATGGCAGCCAATTATTTATATGTTGAATGTTTTATATTATATATTAATTCTCCCCTAGTAAAATTGGGTATACAATAGAACGGCAGATCATTAGTTAGCAATTTACAAGGAAAAAAATCAACAATTTTTCTCAAGGATGTATTACAATAATGAAGAAAAGTTGAACAAATCTTTTTGCTTCCTGGCAAGCAGAACTACGATTTAAAAATGGACTGTCATGCCTTACTACATTTCGTGAGCATGGGATCATCTGCATATATACACCATGCATAAATTGTTTATTTAAATTTGTTATTGAATTGTTTTAATTTATGACCTAATATGTGACATAATCACAGCACATGACAAATGCTGGGACAATATGTACCTACTTGTATCAAAACCAGTGTTAATAGACCATTTGCTCAGCTATTACATCACTCTTTTGCTGAGATACAGATCTTATCCTAAATTTAATTGATTTTCATGATTTTTACTTGTTCTCCTCCTCAATATAATACGTTCCACTCCTCTGTTTTAATCCTCAAAAATCCGCAAAGCtacagattttaaaaaagacaTTCACTCACTCCGACTTTAAAACGCAGTCAATTTTGGTCCAATATTTATCTGTTTATTATGTGCAGTAAAAAGAGAATaaactttgatcaattatctaATCTTCAAAATTTTGTAAGCAGTTAATCTTGTTGGAATTAAGTTAAAAATGGAGTATTTGGTCGATTGTCATGAAGTCAATTGTTTATTCTGCCAATTATGATGTTGTCCATGCTATAAAGTATTTTGGCGTTAAAAGTTATTGGCTACATATTCTTGGATTAGAATTTATAATAGTAACATAACATTTTtagtttgaacattctccattgatattttaACCAAAACATGAgtacatttaaaataaattgatttaaatgtttaaatcaatttaaatggccccttatctaagaaccaATGAGttagcattggagatggtccagagaagattcacaaaaatgatcctgggaatgaaaagattaacgGATGAGGAGTATTTGTTAGTTTGAGACTTGTACTCactaaaatttagaagaatgagggggaatctcattaaaacctactgaacattcaaaggcctagataaagcggatgtggaaaggatgttttctttaGTTGGGGGAACCTAGCACCAAAGTTTCttagtaaatgtattatcaaagtacatatatatcaccatatacaaccctgagatttattttcttgcaggcatactcaataaatctatgatagaataatagccataataaaATCAGAGGAAGGTCACAACAATTTGGCATtcacccagtgtgcaaaagactcaaactgtgcaagtacaaaaagaaagaaataataataataataataaaaaataagcaataactcTTTCTTATGTTCTAAGTAGCATGATAGCTTCCAAGTAGCAGgaaatctctttagaacagatgaagaggaatttctttatcaagaacgtggcaaatctgtggaattcattgccacaggtggttgtggggatcaagtcattgggtattcttCAAGCAGaaattgaaaggttcttgattagtaagggcatcaaaagttacggggagaaggcagcagaatggggttgagaggaatattaatcagccatgacagaataacagagaagactcgataggccaaatggcctaatactgttcCAAtaacttatggtcttgtggtgcaATAAAAAAGTATAGAGAATTATTGGAGACAAGTTAATTCTTAGTTCAACTTAACCCCTACTgctaacaggatcaataaaatgcCAACTGTGTCCATGTTAAGTAGTATTAAGGACTTAAAAGGGGCTTTCGGGATCATAGAAGTGATACTTTGAAAGAACACTAAGTAGCTGCAATGGGAGCTGATGGTCCTCTCCTGCCACACACTCTCTTCCAGTCAGGGCTAAATCCATGTCATTTTCAACAATACTCCTGCTGATTCACTCACCAAATAAGGTAAAGGCTTGCAGGCAAGGAACCTCAAGTTCATGtaaactttctctctctctccctcactctctgccAAGGCTCAATTTGCCATGAAAACTTAACGAAAATCAAAGGTTGCTTGCTGACACAtagactaaataaataaattatttcttCAGATTTACAGTTTTAATCCTTTCTGTGGAGTCTTGGTTTGctacttactggatttttttggTGAAGTTTTTGGAGACTATTCCCCCTTCTTCCTGCGTTTCTTCATGTTTTCCTTAGAATGATGAAAAGGGAGAAGTCAAGAAAGTGTATCAAATGCTAAATGATCTCAAGTGaaattgattcaggaacagttcttccaCATTTATGTCTTTATTCCAGTATTGGGTCCTTTGCTGTCATTTTGGCCATTGTTTTGTATGTTTCATGCCTCTTGGGGTCCCTGCCCTGCCCCTGAAATCCTGAACACTGGAACAACATCTGGTTCTCCCCTCCACCATTTCAACATCGAACATTCTTAAATGCAGAGCTCAGTCCTCTAACATTTTATCACACACCCCTCGGTGACCTCCCTGATGTGGCCCTCAACACAGCTGGGGCCGCGGGTTCGAAAGTGAGCAAGGATATTTTTTAACTACTTTGTCATAAACCAAAATGGGTAGATTTGTCCAAAGTAAAAATACCCCACATAGAAAATACTCTCAAAAGGTCCACTGCGCATTGACCAAACTTACAGACAATCCGGAATGTGGCTAGCAGTGAAGCAGCAACCTCAACCAGTAATAACACCCGCTACTAACAGTCAGCAAAAACGGTAAAAGTACAGTACGCATCAGGgcaaggggtggagagggggggtGCGTTAACCTGTCTAGCAATAGGTGCTCCCTGTTCAGTTTCTATGCTGGAACTGCCAATGAGTGGTGGTCCAGGCAGCAGGCGTTTCGGGTCATCCCTCCCACCTACCTGATATCTCCACGAAGCCGTCCTTGGTTTTGATGGTGAGTTCCTCGGGGGCGAAGCTCTGCACGTTGACACACACTTTCCAGGGCTCCCCGGGGTTGAGGCTAGGCGGACTCCTGGTCTCGGGATATCCCATGTAGCGAGCCGTGTACTGAGGCGGCGACCGGCTGCAAACCGACGGAGCTTCGCGGGCCGTCCCGTTAAAGGACGACCTCAGGGACCCTGGCCAGTTCGAGGTGAGCCTCGGGCGAGCCCAGTCTGGCCAGTCGGCCGTGAAGTGGTCGGGGAAAGCCGACATGCCGAACTCATCGTCCAAGAAGCGAGGGTCTCGGAAGGGGTCCCTGCTGGTTCTGTGCCTGCCGGGTATCTGGCAGGAGAATGGTACTTGTCCTTCAGCCATGCCTCTACTCTCTGCACTCCCTCCTCTCAGCCCTGCGCCCGGACTTTATACTTAGCGGGGAGGCGAGCACGCCGCCAGTTGTCATCTGTAAAATCTGATCTATGAGCAATGCAAAGTCCCTACGTGTGCTGACCAAGTTTAGCCATGCCTGCCTTCGCCCTGCCTCTCTGCTGGCTATTTAAAGCAGCCCAGCTCATCCTTGTTTACCGGCCCCTGACACCCTTCTGGAGTGGGggctgggagggtggggtggtgtgGGAGCAGGAAATATTTGATTCATAAGTCATAGTCACAAACGGTGGCTGAGCACTTCTGAGTGTCAAACGAGTCTGGGTCTGCAAAAAGCTGAGAACGCAGCTCAGCCCGACACGCAAACCATCCACCCACCCCTCAGTTCACACCGTCTGCACTTCTCGCTCGATCGGGAGAGGAGTCAAAATAATTCAAGACCCCTCCAGGCTTTGGAACACGTACCTCCAGCCTCAAGGTCAGCTTTTATCCCACTTTTATCagacctc belongs to Mobula hypostoma chromosome 27, sMobHyp1.1, whole genome shotgun sequence and includes:
- the hspb8 gene encoding heat shock protein beta-8, with amino-acid sequence MAEGQVPFSCQIPGRHRTSRDPFRDPRFLDDEFGMSAFPDHFTADWPDWARPRLTSNWPGSLRSSFNGTAREAPSVCSRSPPQYTARYMGYPETRSPPSLNPGEPWKVCVNVQSFAPEELTIKTKDGFVEISGKHEETQEEGGIVSKNFTKKIQLPIEVNPVTVFASLSPEGVLIIEAPPARPPCYIYGDDSMSIDAEENGLRGQEQTVS